The DNA sequence TAGTCGCCGCTGCGATCGTTGGCGGAACAGGAGTTACCGCGATCGTCATGCGAGCCAATGCCCCCAGAACCAATATTGTAGAAGAACTAACCGTTCCCGTAAGAGCGCAGGATCTCACCATTCGCATCTCCGCCAACGGAACCGTCCAACCTGCCAAGCGCGTCAACCTCAGCCCCAAACTGTCCGGGCGGCTTGCAGAAGTTTACGTCGAACAGGGGCAAAAAGTGCAGCGCGGCGAAATTATTGCCCGCATGGAAAGCGCCGAAATTGAAGCCCAACTCTCCCAAGCCCAAGCCCGACTCGCCAGCGCCCAAGCCAACCTCGATAAAGTCAGAACGGGTAGCCGTCCAGAAGATATCGCCGAAGCCAGAGCGCGAGTCAACCAAGCCCAAGCCAGTTTAGCGCAAGTGCGGGCCGGAAGCCGTAGCGAAGAAGTGGCCGAAGCCAGAGCCGCCCTCACTAGAGCCGAAGCCCAAGTCACCGAAGCGCGATCGCGCCTAGATCTTGCCTCCGAACGGGTTCGCCGCAACCAATACCTAGCCTCTGAAGGTGCAATTACCCGCGACGATCTCGATGTCAGACTCGACGAAGAACGCCGCGCCAGAGCCGCCCTAGACCAGCAACAAGCCCTCGTCAGCGAAGCCAGACAGCGCTTAGATCGAATCGCCAACGGCTCGCGCCCTGAAGAGATTGCCCAAGCCCAAGCCAGCGTTGCCGAAGCCCAAAGCCGCCTTGATGCTTTAGCGAACGGTTCGAGAAGCGAAGATATCGCCAGAGCTGAAGCTGAGGTGCAAGAAGCCCAAGCCAACGTTCGGTTTTACGAAGTTCAGCTTGAAGATACCAAAGTTCGCGCCCCCTTTGATGGGTTAGTCGTCCAAAAATACGCTGATGCTGGGTCATTTGTAACGCCTGCCACTTCAGCAAGCGATGCCTCTTCAGCAACCTCAACCTCGGTTGTGGCGATCGCAGAAGGCTTAGAAGTGCTAGCCAAAGTCCCCGAAGCCGATATCAGTCAAATCCGTTCCGGTCAAACTGTGGAAATTGTGGCGGATGCCTTCCCCAATGAAGTTTTTCAAGGAAATGTTCGTTTAGTGGCTCCAGAGGCGATTAGAGAGCGCGATGTGACACTTTTTCAAGTCCGGGTGGTCATTGACACAGGTTTAGATCAACTGCAATCGGGAATGAACGTAGATCTAAAATTCCTCGGCGAACAACTCGAAGATGCTTTAGTGGTTCCCACCGTCGCCATTGTCACCAACCGAGGACAAACTGGCGTTCTCATTCCCGATGCTAACAATCAACCTCAGTTTAAACCCGTCGCCGTAGGTTCCACCATTGGCAACCAAATTCAAATTTTAGACGGTTTGCAAACAGGCGATCGCGTCTTCGTCGAACTCCCCCCAGGGCAGCGGCTAGAGAATATTA is a window from the Desertifilum tharense IPPAS B-1220 genome containing:
- a CDS encoding efflux RND transporter periplasmic adaptor subunit, with product MQLPLVNPKFVKQTPWLVGLVAAAIVGGTGVTAIVMRANAPRTNIVEELTVPVRAQDLTIRISANGTVQPAKRVNLSPKLSGRLAEVYVEQGQKVQRGEIIARMESAEIEAQLSQAQARLASAQANLDKVRTGSRPEDIAEARARVNQAQASLAQVRAGSRSEEVAEARAALTRAEAQVTEARSRLDLASERVRRNQYLASEGAITRDDLDVRLDEERRARAALDQQQALVSEARQRLDRIANGSRPEEIAQAQASVAEAQSRLDALANGSRSEDIARAEAEVQEAQANVRFYEVQLEDTKVRAPFDGLVVQKYADAGSFVTPATSASDASSATSTSVVAIAEGLEVLAKVPEADISQIRSGQTVEIVADAFPNEVFQGNVRLVAPEAIRERDVTLFQVRVVIDTGLDQLQSGMNVDLKFLGEQLEDALVVPTVAIVTNRGQTGVLIPDANNQPQFKPVAVGSTIGNQIQILDGLQTGDRVFVELPPGQRLENIIRNEMQ